In Corylus avellana chromosome ca2, CavTom2PMs-1.0, the following proteins share a genomic window:
- the LOC132172700 gene encoding short-chain dehydrogenase reductase 3b-like, with product MSKPRLEGKVALITGAASGIGEEAARLFAENGAFVVAVDIQDELGNEIAASIGAERITYRHCDVRDEKQVEETVSYTLEKYGSLDILFSNAGVMGPLTTILELDIDGLDSTMATNVRGVAATIKHAARAMVGRNIRGSIICTTSVASSIGGSGPHAYTTSKHALVGLVRSACSELGAYGIRVNCISPFGIATPLSCKAYNLQPGEVEANCCAAANLKGITLKAKHVAEAALFLASDESAYISGHNMAVDGGFTVVNNSPAVV from the exons ATGTCTAAGCCAAG GTTAGAGGGTAAGGTGGCCCTCATCACTGGTGCAGCAAGCGGAATTGGTGAGGAGGCAGCCAGATTATTTGCAGAGAATGGAGcttttgttgttgctgttgaCATTCAAGACGAATTGGGTAATGAAATTGCTGCATCAATTGGTGCAGAGAGGATTACTTATCGCCATTGCGATGTAAGAGACGAGAAGCAAGTTGAGGAAACGGTGAGTTACACCTTGGAGAAATACGGCAGCCTGGATATCTTGTTCAGCAATGCCGGAGTCATGGGCCCATTGACAACCATCCTAGAGCTTGACATCGACGGTCTTGACAGCACCATGGCGACAAACGTTCGTGGAGTGGCTGCGACAATCAAGCACGCGGCTCGAGCCATGGTGGGGAGAAACATACGCGGATCCATCATCTGCACTACAAGCGTGGCATCCTCGATCGGCGGAAGTGGCCCCCATGCATACACGACATCGAAACATGCTCTTGTCGGCCTAGTCCGGTCGGCCTGCAGCGAGCTTGGGGCTTATGGGATTAGAGTCAACTGCATTTCGCCGTTTGGAATAGCCACGCCGCTTTCGTGTAAGGCTTACAATCTGCAGCCAGGTGAGGTGGAAGCTAATTGTTGTGCGGCAGCCAACCTGAAGGGGATTACGTTGAAGGCAAAGCATGTTGCAGAGGCTGCTCTGTTTCTTGCTTCTGATGAATCCGCTTACATCAGTGGGCATAACATGGCTGTCGATGGAGGTTTCACGGTTGTTAATAACAGTCCGGCGGTTGTCTAA